Proteins found in one Geomonas subterranea genomic segment:
- a CDS encoding ribosome-binding factor A, which produces MVKRSDKVAEEIHKIISELLIKGLKDPRIGFLTITGVKITPDLRHATVYFTVHGDDAAKKNSEAGLNSAKGYIRKEIGQALKLRFTPEVIFKYDTSLDYGQHIESILKEIGATDDGDDS; this is translated from the coding sequence ATGGTAAAGCGTTCCGACAAGGTTGCCGAAGAGATCCACAAGATCATCTCGGAACTCCTGATAAAGGGTCTCAAGGACCCCCGCATTGGCTTTTTGACCATCACCGGTGTCAAGATCACCCCCGATTTGAGGCATGCCACCGTTTATTTCACCGTGCACGGCGACGATGCCGCCAAGAAGAACAGCGAGGCGGGCCTCAACTCCGCCAAGGGCTACATCCGTAAAGAGATCGGGCAGGCCCTCAAATTGCGTTTCACCCCCGAGGTGATCTTCAAGTACGACACCTCGTTGGATTATGGCCAGCATATCGAATCGATTCTGAAGGAGATTGGGGCTACGGATGACGGCGACGACAGCTGA
- a CDS encoding DHH family phosphoesterase, protein MTATTAEIKRIVAEIEQADSFLITSHESPDPDAVGSSLALANYLTARGKDVTVYLCDPVPDNCSFLPMSEQVYAEMPERDFDVCFVLDVGEFRRAGKAVTGNKRVGRFINIDHHLGCENFGVCNLIDPKASATAALIYRIIKAAGDEVDYPTALCIYTAILSDTGSFHYSNSDPESFAIAGEMIGKGVNAWSVNENLYESEPLQRIALLALALSDLTVSPSGEYASVTVTLDMYQKTGATAQDTDRFINYPRSIKGVQVALFFRQVDEGLFKVGFRSKGKVDVSAVSASFGGGGHHNAAGCMVRGTLAEVKAQVFDRLEQMR, encoded by the coding sequence ATGACGGCGACGACAGCTGAGATTAAGCGGATAGTTGCGGAGATCGAGCAGGCAGACAGCTTTCTTATCACCAGCCACGAGAGCCCCGACCCCGACGCGGTCGGTTCCTCCCTGGCTTTGGCCAATTACCTCACCGCGCGCGGCAAGGATGTCACCGTCTACCTGTGCGACCCCGTCCCGGACAACTGCTCCTTCCTCCCGATGTCGGAGCAGGTCTACGCCGAGATGCCCGAGCGCGACTTCGACGTCTGCTTCGTGCTCGACGTCGGGGAGTTCCGGCGCGCCGGCAAGGCTGTCACCGGGAACAAGAGGGTCGGCCGCTTCATCAACATCGACCATCACCTGGGGTGCGAGAACTTCGGCGTCTGCAACCTGATCGACCCCAAGGCGAGCGCAACTGCCGCCCTCATCTACCGGATCATCAAGGCCGCCGGCGACGAGGTCGATTATCCCACCGCGCTCTGCATCTACACCGCGATCCTTTCCGACACCGGGAGCTTCCACTACTCCAACTCCGACCCCGAGTCCTTCGCCATCGCCGGCGAGATGATCGGCAAGGGGGTGAACGCCTGGAGCGTCAACGAGAACCTCTACGAGAGCGAGCCCCTGCAGAGGATCGCGCTTCTCGCGCTGGCTCTCTCGGACCTGACCGTCTCCCCCTCGGGCGAGTACGCCTCGGTGACGGTGACCCTGGACATGTACCAAAAGACCGGCGCCACCGCCCAGGACACCGACCGTTTCATCAACTACCCGCGCTCCATCAAGGGGGTGCAGGTGGCGCTCTTTTTCCGCCAGGTCGACGAGGGGCTCTTCAAGGTCGGCTTCAGGAGCAAGGGGAAGGTCGACGTCTCCGCGGTATCCGCCTCCTTCGGCGGCGGCGGGCACCACAACGCCGCCGGCTGCATGGTGCGCGGGACGCTCGCCGAGGTCAAGGCGCAGGTCTTCGACCGGTTGGAGCAGATGCGCTGA
- the truB gene encoding tRNA pseudouridine(55) synthase TruB, with protein MNGFFVIDKPAGVTSHDIVSKVRRAINQKKVGHTGTLDPFATGVLPVAVGEGTKAIQFLDEAEKEYRAVLRLGIATDTQDLTGEVIAEREWSHLAPADLERLVPRFLGLQKQLPPMFSAIKQGGVPLYKLARKGIEVEREAREVEIHALTFEWIRLPEACFTVRCSRGTYVRTLACDIGEALGCGAHLLELRRTRSGLFREADAISIETLAGAADQQALLMPLDRALEHLKALFLTEAGGRKVLNGVVPQPHDFIEAPGELAQGEQVRLYLGERFAAVAGHDKLKGLRLARVFN; from the coding sequence CTGAACGGCTTTTTCGTGATCGACAAGCCGGCCGGTGTCACCTCGCATGACATCGTGTCCAAGGTCCGTCGCGCCATCAATCAGAAGAAGGTAGGGCACACCGGGACCCTCGATCCCTTTGCCACCGGCGTCTTGCCGGTCGCGGTGGGGGAGGGGACCAAGGCGATCCAGTTCCTGGACGAGGCGGAGAAGGAATACCGTGCCGTCCTGCGGCTGGGGATCGCCACCGACACCCAGGATCTCACCGGAGAGGTGATCGCAGAGCGGGAATGGTCGCATCTCGCTCCGGCTGACCTGGAGCGGCTGGTGCCGCGCTTTCTCGGGCTCCAGAAGCAGCTTCCTCCCATGTTCTCCGCCATCAAGCAGGGGGGCGTGCCGCTCTACAAGCTGGCCCGCAAGGGAATCGAGGTGGAGCGCGAGGCGCGCGAGGTGGAGATCCATGCGCTCACTTTCGAATGGATCCGGCTCCCCGAGGCCTGTTTCACGGTGCGCTGCTCGCGCGGCACCTACGTGAGGACGCTCGCCTGCGACATCGGCGAGGCGCTCGGCTGCGGCGCGCATCTGCTGGAGCTGCGGCGCACCAGGAGCGGGCTCTTCAGGGAGGCCGACGCCATCAGCATCGAGACGCTGGCCGGAGCCGCCGACCAGCAGGCGCTGCTCATGCCCCTGGACCGTGCGCTAGAGCACCTGAAGGCACTTTTCCTCACCGAGGCGGGTGGGAGGAAGGTGTTGAACGGCGTGGTGCCGCAGCCCCATGATTTCATTGAAGCTCCGGGCGAACTGGCACAAGGGGAACAGGTGCGACTCTATCTGGGGGAGCGTTTCGCGGCAGTAGCCGGGCACGACAAGCTCAAAGGGCTGCGGCTGGCGCGTGTATTCAATTAG
- the rpsO gene encoding 30S ribosomal protein S15, giving the protein MLQTEKKQEIITAHKLHDSDTGSPEVQIAILSERITYLTEHFKTHKKDHHSRRGLLKIVGQRRGLLDYLKKKDVERYKAIIAKLGIRR; this is encoded by the coding sequence ATGCTGCAAACGGAAAAGAAGCAGGAAATCATCACAGCTCATAAGCTGCACGATTCCGACACGGGTTCGCCGGAAGTGCAGATTGCAATTCTTTCGGAGCGTATCACTTATCTGACTGAGCACTTCAAGACTCACAAGAAGGATCATCACAGCCGTCGCGGTCTGCTGAAGATCGTCGGTCAGAGAAGGGGTCTGCTTGACTACCTGAAGAAGAAAGACGTCGAAAGGTACAAAGCGATCATCGCTAAACTCGGCATCAGAAGGTAA
- the pnp gene encoding polyribonucleotide nucleotidyltransferase: MVHTVQAECCGKTITIETGKIAKQASGAVMIKSGDTMVLVTAVAMKTAKEGQGFFPLTVNYQEKAYAGGRIPGSFFKREGRPSDNETLTSRLIDRPIRPLFPEGFLNDTQIMATVMSADKDHDPGILAMIGASAALMVSDAPFAGPIAGVKVGRVDGQFIANPTAEQEEKSDMEIVIAASKDAILMVEGSASEVSEDDLLEAIFFGKEAVQGILAAQEELAAKVGVAKRDVPAPVVNEALKARVDALAKEEMKAAVRIKAKGERHDAIDAITEKTVAALAEEFEGSEKEVKAFIEDLEYNLVREHIIKDGSRIDGRDTKTIRNIATEVGFLPRAHGSALFTRGETQSIVAATLGTSVDEQRIDSLYGDSRKKFLLHYNFPPYSVGETSFRLAPGRREIGHGMLAERALQQVLPKHDDFPYTIRIVSDITESNGSSSMATVCGGSMSMMDAGIPIKAPVAGIAMGLIKEGDEYAILSDILGDEDHLGDMDFKVAGTAEGVTALQMDIKIGGVTREIMGAALAQAKAGRVHILGEMAKTLATPRGDLSAFAPRITTIWVKVDKIRDVIGSGGKNIRSVTEATGVAIDIEDTGKINIASNNKEACDLAIKMIRNLTAEAEEGKLYMGTVKKIMEFGAFVEIFPGTDGLVHVSELDTERVKNVSDILKEGDKVLVKCIGIDKQGKIKLSRKEALGQTFTE, from the coding sequence ATGGTACACACTGTCCAAGCAGAGTGCTGTGGCAAAACTATCACTATCGAAACAGGCAAGATCGCCAAGCAGGCAAGCGGCGCGGTCATGATCAAAAGCGGCGACACCATGGTGCTCGTCACCGCCGTCGCCATGAAAACCGCCAAGGAAGGGCAGGGCTTCTTCCCGCTCACCGTCAACTACCAGGAGAAAGCGTACGCGGGCGGCCGCATCCCCGGCTCCTTCTTCAAGCGCGAAGGGCGTCCCTCCGACAACGAAACCCTCACCTCCCGTCTCATCGACCGCCCGATCCGTCCGCTGTTCCCGGAAGGGTTCCTGAACGACACCCAGATCATGGCTACCGTCATGTCGGCTGACAAGGACCACGACCCCGGCATCCTCGCCATGATCGGCGCTTCCGCCGCACTCATGGTCTCCGACGCCCCCTTCGCGGGCCCCATTGCCGGCGTCAAAGTCGGCCGCGTCGACGGCCAGTTCATCGCCAACCCGACCGCCGAGCAGGAAGAGAAGAGCGACATGGAGATCGTGATCGCCGCCTCCAAGGACGCGATCCTGATGGTGGAAGGTAGCGCCTCCGAAGTGTCCGAGGACGACCTCCTCGAAGCGATCTTCTTCGGCAAGGAAGCGGTGCAGGGGATCCTGGCAGCGCAGGAAGAGCTGGCCGCCAAGGTCGGCGTCGCAAAGCGCGACGTCCCGGCGCCGGTAGTGAACGAGGCCCTGAAAGCCCGCGTCGACGCCCTCGCCAAAGAGGAGATGAAGGCTGCGGTCCGCATCAAGGCCAAAGGCGAGCGTCACGACGCCATCGACGCCATCACCGAGAAGACCGTGGCGGCGCTGGCCGAGGAGTTCGAAGGCTCCGAGAAAGAGGTCAAGGCCTTCATCGAAGACCTCGAGTACAATCTGGTGCGTGAGCACATCATCAAGGACGGCTCCAGGATCGACGGCCGCGACACCAAGACCATCCGTAACATCGCCACCGAAGTCGGCTTCCTGCCGCGCGCTCACGGCTCCGCCCTGTTCACCCGCGGTGAGACCCAGTCCATCGTGGCCGCCACCCTGGGCACCTCGGTCGACGAGCAGCGCATCGACTCGCTCTACGGCGATTCCAGGAAGAAGTTCCTCCTGCACTACAACTTCCCGCCGTACTCCGTCGGCGAGACCAGCTTCCGCCTCGCCCCGGGGCGCCGCGAAATCGGCCACGGCATGCTGGCCGAGCGCGCGCTGCAGCAGGTGCTCCCGAAGCACGACGACTTCCCCTACACCATCCGTATCGTCTCGGACATCACCGAGAGCAACGGCTCCTCCTCCATGGCCACCGTCTGCGGCGGCTCCATGTCCATGATGGACGCCGGCATCCCGATCAAGGCACCGGTCGCGGGTATCGCCATGGGCCTCATCAAGGAAGGCGACGAGTACGCCATCCTCTCCGACATCCTTGGTGACGAAGACCACCTGGGCGACATGGACTTCAAAGTGGCCGGTACCGCCGAAGGCGTCACCGCGCTGCAGATGGACATCAAGATCGGCGGCGTGACCCGCGAGATCATGGGTGCCGCGCTGGCACAGGCAAAGGCAGGCCGCGTCCACATCCTGGGCGAAATGGCCAAAACCCTCGCGACCCCGCGCGGCGACCTCTCCGCTTTCGCACCGCGCATCACCACCATCTGGGTCAAGGTCGACAAGATCCGCGACGTTATCGGTAGCGGCGGCAAGAACATCAGGAGCGTCACCGAGGCGACCGGCGTAGCCATCGACATCGAGGACACCGGCAAGATCAACATCGCCTCCAACAACAAGGAAGCCTGCGACCTCGCCATCAAGATGATCCGCAACCTCACCGCGGAAGCCGAAGAAGGGAAGCTCTACATGGGCACCGTGAAGAAGATCATGGAGTTCGGCGCATTCGTCGAGATCTTCCCGGGCACCGACGGCCTGGTGCACGTCTCCGAGCTCGACACCGAGCGCGTGAAGAACGTGAGCGACATCCTCAAGGAAGGGGACAAGGTGCTGGTGAAGTGCATCGGCATCGACAAGCAGGGCAAGATCAAGCTCTCCCGCAAAGAGGCTCTGGGCCAGACTTTCACCGAATAA
- a CDS encoding M16 family metallopeptidase, which produces MIKKTTLNNGIRVITERIPYASSVSIGIWVANGSRHERRESNGVAHFIEHLLFKGTERRSSLDIAREIDSVGGVLNAFTSREYVCYYAKVLDKFLPRAVDLLTDIFLHSTFDSEEIEKERRVVLQEINMMEDTPDDLIHDLFHQHFWKGHPLGMSILGDAESVTGLSRDAIIAYKDQMYRADDVIVTAAGNVTHEKLTALLEEFLHGVEPGHGRSESVPPVYERRIELVEKDLEQIHVCLGLKGVQQSHPQRYDAFIMNAILGGSMSSRLFQEVREKSGLAYSVYSYIASHADAGSLVVYAGASPENSKELLEIMLREIGRFKHEPVSADQLEAAREQLKGNLLLSLESSDNRMSRLAKNEIYFGTPLPLTEIMDGFDRVTSDSIMELANEILDNDALTLVMLGRIGTPAFSASDINV; this is translated from the coding sequence ATGATTAAAAAGACCACCCTAAATAACGGTATCCGCGTCATCACCGAGCGGATACCGTATGCCAGCTCGGTTTCCATCGGAATTTGGGTCGCCAACGGCTCCCGCCACGAACGGCGGGAGTCGAACGGCGTCGCCCATTTCATCGAACATCTCCTCTTTAAAGGCACCGAACGCCGCTCCTCATTGGATATTGCCCGCGAAATCGACTCCGTGGGGGGCGTCCTGAATGCCTTCACCAGCCGCGAGTACGTCTGCTACTACGCCAAGGTTCTGGACAAGTTTCTCCCCCGTGCGGTCGACCTTTTGACCGACATCTTCCTCCATTCCACCTTCGACAGCGAAGAGATCGAAAAGGAACGCCGCGTGGTGCTCCAGGAGATCAACATGATGGAGGACACCCCCGACGATCTGATCCACGACCTGTTCCACCAGCATTTCTGGAAGGGGCACCCGCTGGGGATGTCCATCCTGGGCGACGCAGAGAGCGTCACCGGGCTATCACGCGACGCGATCATCGCCTACAAGGACCAGATGTACCGCGCCGACGACGTCATCGTCACCGCCGCCGGCAACGTCACCCACGAAAAGCTCACCGCGCTTCTGGAGGAGTTCCTGCATGGAGTGGAGCCGGGGCACGGCAGGAGCGAATCGGTGCCGCCGGTGTACGAGCGCAGAATAGAGCTGGTCGAGAAGGACCTGGAGCAGATCCATGTCTGCCTCGGGCTGAAGGGTGTACAGCAGAGCCACCCGCAGCGCTATGACGCCTTCATTATGAACGCGATCCTGGGTGGTTCCATGAGTTCCCGCCTGTTCCAGGAGGTGCGCGAGAAGAGCGGGCTTGCCTACTCGGTCTACTCCTACATCGCCTCCCACGCCGACGCCGGTTCCCTGGTGGTCTACGCGGGCGCCAGCCCGGAAAACTCCAAGGAACTCCTCGAGATCATGCTGCGCGAGATCGGCCGTTTCAAGCACGAGCCCGTTTCGGCCGACCAGCTCGAGGCCGCCCGGGAACAGTTGAAGGGGAACCTCCTTCTGTCGCTTGAGTCCAGTGACAACCGGATGTCCCGCCTGGCCAAGAACGAGATCTACTTCGGCACTCCGCTGCCGCTTACCGAGATCATGGACGGTTTCGACCGCGTCACCTCCGACAGCATCATGGAGCTCGCCAACGAGATCCTGGACAACGACGCGCTGACCCTGGTCATGCTGGGCCGGATCGGCACACCCGCCTTCTCAGCTTCCGACATCAACGTCTGA
- the dut gene encoding dUTP diphosphatase, producing the protein MKTVPIRIKRLRSTPLPCYMTEQAAGVDLCAALEDEFVLHPGERALVPTGIAIEIPPGFEAQVRPRSGLALRHGIALVNSPGTIDADYRGEIGVIVINHGSEPFVIKNGERIAQMVFARCERAGFIEVDELGETGRGAGGFGHTGR; encoded by the coding sequence ATGAAAACCGTGCCCATCCGGATAAAGCGCCTGCGGTCGACCCCTCTCCCCTGCTACATGACCGAGCAGGCGGCGGGCGTCGACCTGTGCGCCGCGCTCGAGGATGAATTCGTGCTGCATCCCGGCGAGCGGGCCCTGGTTCCCACCGGGATTGCCATTGAGATCCCTCCCGGCTTCGAGGCGCAGGTGCGGCCCAGGAGCGGGCTCGCACTCAGGCACGGCATCGCCCTGGTCAACTCTCCCGGCACCATAGACGCCGACTACCGGGGCGAGATCGGCGTCATCGTCATCAACCACGGCAGCGAGCCCTTCGTCATCAAGAACGGCGAACGCATCGCCCAGATGGTCTTCGCCCGCTGCGAACGCGCCGGGTTCATCGAGGTGGATGAGCTGGGCGAAACCGGCCGCGGCGCAGGCGGGTTCGGGCATACCGGCAGATAA
- a CDS encoding aminopeptidase, whose translation MKDPRVRQFAEVLVNYSARVQPGDVVLISCAGLEGAPLVKELYALCLEKGAKYVEYEFSIPDIGRYFYNLATPDQLSFFPQHKLDFMKEVDVYFGLSAADNSMVMAKANQQSMIAWSKVMRPIIDQRVKGTRWVVTRYPTHGAAQEARMSLDEYEDYLFAACCMDWEEESKKQDALKACVDAADRVRIKASDTDLCFSIKGLPGIKCDGRLNIPDGEVFTAPVRDSVEGYITYNCPTVYQGKEFNNIRLEFEKGRIVKATSPGMDAELNRILDTDEGARYVGEFAIGVNPKIRVPMRNILFDEKIFGSIHFTPGQAYDECDNGNRSAVHWDMVKILAGDGELWFDDILIQKDGRFVHEPLLGLNPGD comes from the coding sequence ATGAAAGATCCTCGCGTCAGACAATTCGCCGAAGTACTGGTCAACTACTCGGCCCGCGTACAGCCGGGCGACGTGGTGCTCATCTCCTGCGCCGGCCTGGAAGGTGCGCCGCTGGTGAAGGAACTCTACGCCCTGTGCCTTGAGAAGGGCGCCAAGTACGTCGAATACGAGTTCAGCATTCCGGATATCGGCCGCTACTTCTACAACCTCGCCACCCCCGACCAGCTCTCCTTTTTCCCGCAGCACAAGCTCGATTTCATGAAAGAGGTTGACGTCTACTTCGGCCTCTCCGCCGCGGACAACTCCATGGTGATGGCCAAGGCGAACCAGCAGAGCATGATCGCCTGGTCCAAGGTGATGCGCCCCATCATCGACCAGCGCGTCAAGGGGACCCGCTGGGTGGTGACCCGCTACCCGACCCACGGCGCCGCGCAGGAAGCGCGCATGAGCCTGGACGAGTACGAGGATTACCTCTTCGCCGCCTGCTGCATGGACTGGGAGGAGGAATCGAAGAAGCAGGACGCGCTGAAAGCGTGCGTCGATGCCGCGGACCGGGTGCGCATCAAGGCCTCGGACACCGACCTCTGCTTCAGCATCAAGGGGCTCCCCGGCATCAAGTGCGACGGGCGCCTGAACATCCCCGACGGCGAGGTCTTCACCGCGCCGGTGCGCGACTCGGTGGAGGGGTACATCACCTACAACTGCCCGACCGTGTACCAGGGTAAGGAATTCAACAACATCCGCCTGGAGTTCGAGAAAGGGCGCATCGTGAAGGCGACTTCCCCCGGCATGGACGCGGAACTGAACCGCATCCTCGACACCGACGAGGGGGCGCGCTACGTGGGGGAGTTTGCCATCGGCGTGAACCCGAAGATCCGGGTGCCGATGCGCAACATCCTCTTCGACGAGAAGATCTTCGGCTCCATCCATTTCACTCCCGGACAGGCCTACGACGAGTGCGACAACGGCAACCGCTCCGCCGTCCACTGGGACATGGTGAAGATCCTGGCCGGAGACGGCGAACTGTGGTTCGACGACATCCTGATCCAGAAGGACGGCCGCTTCGTGCACGAGCCGCTTCTGGGCCTCAACCCGGGTGACTAG
- a CDS encoding L-threonylcarbamoyladenylate synthase — protein MLLEINPQNPQPRLIAKVVEILKNGGVVAYPTDTTYGIGCSIFSKKGIERIYQIKQRDRKKPFSFICTDMSEIARYARVSNYAFKQLRRLLPGPYTFVLEAATVVPDLLQTKQKTVGIRIPNNEICLAIVRELGAPIVTTSANLSGEDPIGNPWAVEHELGKQLDLVVDGGDLSADVSSVVSLIGDRPEVLRKGVGDVSWCE, from the coding sequence ATGCTGCTTGAAATCAACCCTCAAAACCCGCAGCCGAGGCTGATCGCCAAGGTGGTCGAGATCCTGAAAAACGGCGGCGTCGTGGCGTATCCCACCGACACCACCTACGGCATCGGCTGCTCCATCTTCAGCAAGAAGGGGATCGAGCGGATCTACCAGATCAAGCAGCGCGATCGCAAGAAGCCCTTTTCCTTCATCTGCACCGACATGTCGGAGATCGCCCGCTACGCGCGCGTCTCGAACTACGCCTTCAAGCAACTGCGCCGCCTGCTCCCCGGGCCCTACACCTTCGTCCTCGAGGCGGCCACGGTGGTCCCGGACCTGTTGCAGACCAAGCAGAAGACGGTCGGCATCCGCATCCCCAACAACGAGATCTGCCTCGCCATCGTGAGGGAGTTGGGCGCTCCCATCGTCACCACCAGCGCCAACCTCTCCGGCGAGGATCCGATCGGCAATCCCTGGGCGGTGGAGCACGAACTCGGCAAGCAGCTGGACCTGGTGGTGGACGGCGGCGATCTCTCCGCCGACGTCAGCTCCGTGGTCAGCCTGATCGGCGACCGCCCCGAGGTGCTCCGCAAGGGGGTCGGGGACGTGAGCTGGTGCGAATAG
- the queD gene encoding 6-carboxytetrahydropterin synthase QueD, whose product MFRLTIHTAFAAAHNLINYQGDCENLHGHNWKVEVSITTNELDKAGLGIDFKILKRETNDLLKTLDHKYLNELAPFSEVSPSSENIARYLYHELTKIFGSDKVKVEMVTVWESDFAAASYYE is encoded by the coding sequence ATGTTCCGTCTCACCATTCACACTGCGTTTGCCGCGGCCCACAATCTGATCAATTACCAGGGGGACTGCGAAAACCTGCACGGCCACAACTGGAAAGTCGAGGTCTCCATCACCACCAACGAGCTGGACAAGGCCGGCCTCGGCATCGATTTCAAGATCCTCAAGCGGGAGACCAACGACCTCCTGAAGACGCTGGACCACAAGTACCTCAACGAACTGGCCCCTTTCTCCGAAGTATCCCCTTCTTCCGAGAACATCGCCCGGTACCTCTACCATGAGCTGACCAAGATCTTCGGTTCGGACAAGGTCAAGGTGGAAATGGTCACGGTGTGGGAATCCGACTTCGCGGCGGCGAGCTACTATGAGTAA
- a CDS encoding 7-carboxy-7-deazaguanine synthase QueE, with the protein MSKLQAPLVECFSSIQGEGVLVGLRQVFIRFSGCNLNCNYCDTPGMSAVPDQCQLELTPGRRDFFKVPNPVPLERVATLIESWTAAWPGIHHSISVTGGEPLLFGTLLEEWLPVLKKLLPIYLETNGTLPDALAPLIPHLDSIGMDIKLPSSSGSPELWDQHHAFLEVAAMKDVFVKIVVSQGTEDWEIQRSCAMIAAVDPAIPLILQPMTRDDGSIGIDALRTLELQELCSSLREVRVIPQTHKFMGQL; encoded by the coding sequence ATGAGTAAACTGCAGGCACCCCTGGTCGAATGCTTCTCCTCCATCCAGGGGGAAGGGGTGCTGGTCGGTCTGCGCCAGGTCTTCATCCGCTTCTCCGGCTGCAACCTGAACTGCAACTACTGCGACACCCCCGGAATGAGCGCGGTTCCCGACCAGTGCCAGCTGGAGCTGACTCCCGGCCGGCGCGACTTCTTCAAGGTACCCAACCCGGTTCCGCTTGAGCGCGTGGCGACGCTGATCGAAAGCTGGACCGCCGCCTGGCCTGGGATCCACCACTCCATCAGCGTCACCGGCGGGGAGCCGCTTCTCTTCGGCACGCTGCTCGAAGAGTGGCTGCCGGTCCTTAAAAAACTGCTCCCCATCTACCTGGAGACCAACGGCACGCTCCCCGATGCGCTGGCACCGCTCATCCCGCATCTGGACAGCATCGGCATGGACATCAAGCTCCCCTCGTCGTCCGGCTCCCCGGAGCTGTGGGACCAGCACCACGCCTTCCTGGAGGTTGCCGCCATGAAGGATGTCTTCGTCAAGATCGTGGTGAGCCAGGGGACCGAGGACTGGGAGATCCAACGATCCTGCGCGATGATCGCCGCAGTCGACCCGGCCATTCCGCTCATCCTGCAGCCGATGACCCGCGACGACGGCAGCATCGGCATCGATGCCCTGCGGACCCTGGAGCTGCAGGAACTCTGCTCCTCGCTCAGGGAGGTGCGGGTCATCCCGCAGACTCACAAGTTCATGGGGCAGTTGTAG
- a CDS encoding AAA family ATPase, which translates to MNAVLEELSGQHLKGKVRALRLSLMALLTGGHILLEDIPGLGKTTMALAFASALGLSFGRVQCTSDLLPSDITGLSVFDRTEGRFNFIRGPVFNNIVLIDEINRAMPKTQSALLEAMEERRVTVEGVTYQLPDPFLVLATQNPVEQVGTYPLPESQMDRFLIRTGIGYPPEEIEKGILKQGSIRDEILHIPALVRIDDLKTAIDCVKNEVYVGEKVTDYVYAIIKATRNHPLIQAGLSTRGGIGVVDAAKAAAYLHGRDFVAPEDVRDVVHAVCPHRLIFRPEHEGVDKGHVLNAILKGIPLPLT; encoded by the coding sequence ATGAACGCGGTGCTGGAGGAGCTCTCCGGCCAGCACCTCAAAGGCAAGGTGAGGGCTTTGCGACTGAGCCTCATGGCCCTTCTGACCGGAGGGCACATCCTCTTGGAGGACATCCCCGGGCTGGGGAAGACCACCATGGCCCTGGCCTTCGCCAGCGCACTCGGACTCTCCTTCGGCCGAGTCCAGTGCACCAGCGACCTCCTCCCCTCCGACATTACCGGCCTCTCCGTCTTCGACCGCACCGAGGGGCGCTTCAACTTCATCCGGGGGCCGGTCTTCAACAACATCGTCCTCATCGATGAGATCAACCGCGCCATGCCCAAGACCCAGAGCGCGCTCCTGGAGGCGATGGAGGAGCGGCGCGTCACCGTGGAAGGGGTCACCTACCAGCTCCCCGACCCCTTCCTCGTCCTGGCGACGCAGAACCCGGTGGAGCAGGTGGGGACCTACCCCCTGCCGGAGTCGCAGATGGACCGCTTCCTGATCCGCACCGGGATAGGCTACCCTCCGGAGGAGATCGAGAAGGGGATCCTGAAGCAGGGGAGCATACGGGACGAGATCCTGCACATTCCGGCGCTGGTGCGCATCGACGACCTCAAGACGGCGATCGACTGCGTGAAGAACGAGGTGTACGTCGGCGAGAAGGTGACCGACTACGTCTACGCCATCATCAAGGCGACCAGGAACCACCCGCTGATCCAGGCCGGCCTTTCCACCCGCGGCGGCATCGGTGTGGTCGACGCCGCCAAGGCCGCCGCCTATCTGCACGGCCGCGACTTTGTCGCGCCCGAGGACGTCAGGGACGTGGTCCACGCCGTCTGTCCGCATCGTCTCATCTTCCGCCCGGAGCACGAAGGGGTGGACAAGGGGCACGTATTAAACGCGATCTTAAAGGGGATTCCTCTCCCGCTCACATAA